The Bacteroidota bacterium genome includes a window with the following:
- a CDS encoding PQQ-binding-like beta-propeller repeat protein — protein sequence MKQIIITTIFSICVLNTYGQDSLKWTFQAKSGIYTSAAADRNNIYFGSNDSNFYVLDKTNGNLKWKYKTNGQIKSQPALFDESVIINSSDGNLYSFDKNTGKILWIFKTKGEKRYDMWDYYLSSPITYQSTVYVGSGDGFVYAVGAKTGKLDWSFNTGDIVHATPVIEREKVFIGSYNGTFYSLDCKSGDLVWQFKTVGDRYFPKGEIQKGAAVYKNSIIFGSRDYNIYSLDLSTGRGLWNMKEKYGSWIIAIPFVYKDKIYFGTSDSHQFYSMNADGGNIEWALPINMRVYGSAASYNDRIYFGCFNGKLYGVNPRTGKIEYTFQTYSSREKYPSIYRENGEFREDFQLYGSDMQGSEKKILDLGSILATPLIDEGVIYFGDSKGTFYALKLK from the coding sequence GTGAAGCAAATAATCATAACAACAATTTTTTCCATCTGTGTTTTAAATACATACGGACAAGATTCCCTGAAATGGACTTTTCAGGCCAAATCTGGCATATATACATCAGCAGCCGCTGATAGGAACAACATTTATTTTGGAAGCAATGACTCCAATTTTTACGTTCTGGACAAAACAAACGGCAACTTGAAATGGAAGTACAAAACAAATGGGCAAATAAAATCACAGCCAGCACTATTTGATGAATCCGTAATCATCAATAGCAGTGATGGCAATTTATATTCGTTTGACAAAAATACGGGTAAGATCCTCTGGATATTTAAAACCAAAGGCGAAAAGAGATATGATATGTGGGATTATTATTTGTCGTCACCCATAACATACCAAAGTACTGTTTACGTGGGAAGCGGAGATGGTTTTGTATATGCCGTAGGTGCAAAAACTGGAAAACTTGACTGGAGTTTTAATACAGGAGACATTGTTCATGCGACGCCGGTTATTGAGCGTGAAAAGGTATTTATAGGAAGTTATAACGGAACCTTTTATTCCCTGGATTGCAAATCAGGAGATTTGGTTTGGCAATTTAAAACTGTAGGTGACAGATATTTCCCCAAAGGAGAAATTCAAAAAGGGGCAGCTGTTTATAAAAACTCCATAATTTTCGGAAGCCGGGATTATAATATCTATTCATTGGATTTAAGTACAGGCCGTGGACTTTGGAACATGAAAGAAAAATATGGCAGCTGGATCATTGCCATTCCTTTTGTTTATAAGGATAAGATATACTTCGGGACCTCTGATTCACATCAATTTTATTCAATGAATGCTGACGGCGGGAATATAGAATGGGCACTTCCAATAAATATGAGGGTATACGGTAGTGCCGCATCCTATAATGACAGGATTTACTTTGGTTGTTTTAATGGGAAATTGTATGGCGTCAACCCCAGGACTGGAAAAATTGAATATACCTTCCAAACATACAGCAGCAGGGAAAAATATCCCTCCATTTATAGGGAAAATGGAGAGTTTAGGGAGGATTTTCAATTGTATGGTTCAGATATGCAGGGATCGGAGAAAAAGATACTGGATTTAGGGTCAATTCTTGCCACTCCGTTAATTGATGAGGGAGTAATTTATTTTGGTGATTCAAAGGGAACTTTTTATGCGCTGAAACTAAAGTAA